The Rosa chinensis cultivar Old Blush chromosome 7, RchiOBHm-V2, whole genome shotgun sequence DNA segment GTTCATTAAGGGCTGAATAACATGTTCTCATTTAAGGACTTTATGAGACAAATGAACATTAAATATTGTCATATACTTATATTTATACTGTCATATGTAGTCTTTATAAAGACTTAACAGcttaaatttttagccaaactTTTGATCTAATTGGTTATTTTAATGAATCAGATACTTCAATAAGATACTACTTCAAAGAGCTAACCTCTACATGCAGGGAGAGCTTGTCAATTTGTTCACTGTATTGTGGCAATGCTTGAACCATCTTTTGCAAGTCCCTTGTAGATAGTTCGTGAGTATCTCTATATAAGAGTTGGAACATTTTAGGTGAGAAACAAAACAACAGTCAAACACTGACACCATGTAGACTTGCTCATGCTATAAAATTTATACACCAATAAACGGTTCAATACTTAAACTAAAGAAATGgggaggaaaaaaaagagagcaaGTTAAGTATAAAGAAATTCGAGTaatacatatttatatataatatcaataacaagaaataacaaaaaaaaagacagcAAGTACAAAGAAATTCGAGTaatacatatttatatataatatcAATAACaagaaataacaaaacaaaatgctAAAGTCAGCAAGGGCCAAATAGAAAATTGGATTGATGTATAGAAAACCATCTCAGGTACAGCCCAGGGAGcaattcataagaaatgttGAAGCAGTCACTAACATCCAGACCGGACATGTAAGGTACTTAGAACTAAACAATTTCAAGTAAAATCTCAAAATTTGTTGACTTAGAAAATAATTTTGTATCAACTTTATATCACGCCAACCCCCACACAATAGGGTTCTCACACACAAGCTCATTCTGTCTAGTTTAAGTAAAAAAATGAATGCTCTACTAAAAGACCACACAAACTGAGGCTCAGCGTTTCGCGGTATTTGCCCACATATTAGTAACAAGAGAAAGGTGGGTTTGAAGACCAGAAAGGAAAATCCCAAGCTCCAATAAAAGACTTAAGATATGGTAGGTACACACGTCACGGGTCATGTATCAATGATTTGCACAATGAAGGATTAACGCTGCCAAGTTGTGTTATCTTGGAAGATATGCGCCCAGATAAAGCAAatcatggaaaagaaaaatccaGAGAAGCAACTATATGCACATATGAAGTGAGAGCTTTGGTTGCTCTGATTTCATAACAAGTCCAACTTTTACAGTGTTACATGTATGGATATCTTTACAGGAATCTAGTGCACAACAACACTCCTTAGTATGTAACTATTTCCGAAAAATAGTCAAAAAAATCATAACCAAAAATGCTCCTTCCAAATCATGAGCCAGAACAGAATTAAAACTACATAAGATAGACACAAGGAACGAAGACCAAAAGGCATTTGATGAATTAAAATATATCTATATCACATACTGAAGGAAACAAATAGCAATTTAGAAGGCATCTAAAAATCATGAAAGTCGTAAGTGATAATTAATTTTTCACAAATACACTAACCTGGACCCATGCATTTGTGCAGCCTTATTCTTTGATACAAAGTTGGTCATTTTATCGTGCAACCGTTCACTAGCCTGTCACAGTCAATGGTGATTAAATGAAAAGGGGAACTAGGGAACTAATTTCATTTATAGGAAAACCCAAAAAGATAAGTACAGGCACAGGACATACATCTGCTATATGTGCATGGCGAAGCTCAAGCCAGACAGGATCATGATCCTCTAAGAGAACCTCTTTTTTCTCTGGTGGACCACCATTTTTGCCAGGAACCTGCATGTGAAATCACATGATAAACTAACCtagagaccaaaaaaaaaaaaacttggaaaGCATACATAATTAAATGCTATTTGAACTTACTTCTTGCACATATTTATTTCCATCCATATTTAGCAAGTCATGACACATGGCATCATACGTCCATTCGTGTATGATTGGTGCAATCTGAAAGTTCAAATAAGAATATCCATTATAATAATGACAAGGATGCCCTAAATATGATATGTGTGTATAATCAACACATGCACCTAAAAACCTGATCTACAGATCTGTCAAGGATAAGCAACTCGCATGTTTCTGTCTCAGGGAAGTTCGGaattgtttttttatatttcatgAGACAATCCCAGATCCCCGCAGCAAGCTTTGTAGGAATTAAATCACGAAAAGTTGTCATCGTGGTGGCATCAAGTGACTTGGCAGCTCGGTATCGCACATGAGGAAATTCCTaagaaattagattaaatattAGCTGctaatttttcaaaaaatctTTAACCAAAATTAAACAATAGGTCATGTACCCTTAAAGAAGCAAAAACCGTGGCAACTCGAGTTGCCATCACATTCAAACATGTAACACCTTTGCGTGAATTCTCCTCATCCCCATAAAGTTCCTCTAAAGCCTTCTCATTGTTGGTTACAAAAGCCTTTGCATCAAAAATCACAAATTAGATAAACAATGAacctttttttttgaataaaatcaATGCAGGAACAATTTTAACTATATTTAGAGTAATGGAACTGTGTAAATAAGTTATGACTTTGAGTGTCATTTATTTTTACAAAAAACATAAACGAGCGTCCAAAATAGGGATCCAGACAACAATAAGATAACGGGTGTGGTTATCAAATAGgctgtgcctccaccacaaagTACCCACAAAGTACTGTACAATGTCGAACTAATAGGGGAAAAAAGAACTATTACAATCCCTGACCACATTATGGCATTGAAAAGACAAGAACTTTATTGAATGATTGAATGCAAGTAAAATCTTGAGTAAAGCCTTAAAACATAATTAATCATGTTTGACATGTTTAACTCTAAACTAGAATGCCAAAAGTGCGTTGATTCATACATTATGGGAAATATAAGGTGCTATAGCCGTACTGATCTGGCATCCTCTAACTTATATAGACTGAACCTTAGATTTTGGTAGATCAGTTGTCAAACTTTATCTTTCAAAAATGGATTTTACAAGAACATTAGTAAAAACTACATATAATCCAGACAGGATTAAATGAATTGCTGAAGTAGTACCACATACCTGGCTGTCTATAGCAAAATATTCCAAATTCATCTGCACAATTATCCAAATTAGAATAAATTAGAACTCCTAAACAGCAAGATGCAACTGGGGCTGATACATAAAGTTCTGCAATCTTATCAATCTAAGAACAATAATTTCCCATGAAAGAATTGCAACCTCTCTCAAAGCAGATATGCGAGTTAAGACAGTTCCATCCTTCTTGATGTGACTGACCAATTCTTTTGGAATCGGTGAACTGAAGAAAACAAATGCCCTACACAGACGGAAAAAACAAAATGTGGGAGAGGGCATTGAAAGATTAGGACTCCCATtagaaaaaaaacacacaaacaaacaaacaaaagaacaaatgcCCTACACATACTTTCTGTATAATGGTGATCTTCCAGACATGTCTGACAAGAACATGATAACACTGCAATTAACACCATAGTGAGAGTTAGAAGCTTTTTATCTATAGGCCTGACGTAAAAACCCAACAGGAAACCTACAATGCTTCCAATAATCTTTGAAATTGTCATACTTTTGTAACTGGGAAATTTTGTTATTTCACATCCTACTTCCAAAATAATCCAAACATGTGCATTGATATATAATCAGGAACAGGAATGAGAGACGGAAATTGTTTTTGGTTGAACGAAAATGACATATCAAAGGAAATTTCACCAGACATAGATGATGTAAGAACAGAGAATAACTGAATCAGTAGTGACAATCCAACAAAAGGACAGTTTTTAGTTCTGAAATCGTGACGATCCAatagtttgaattttttttttttcagtatctCAACTGTAAGATCATTTATAACTTTAAGCCAAGGGAAATGACAAAAACATAATGACACACAAAACAGATAGAAATAACCACAGAAAACCCAATCATTTCCAGTCAGATAGTCAGTCACAACAATAAAATTGGCAAACCAATAAAAAAGTGGTGTCAATCTTCTTAGTTAAAAACAGTGATAGTGtataacatttaaaaaaaaaaaaaaaacgtagaACGTATTACTTCTCTTTGGACGGCTGCATAAAGTATATAGCATCCATGGAGGGCAACGGCTGCCTTCGCCTATATATATCTTCAACCACTGCAGGATAATATGAATACCAGTCAATTGCAGAAGTAAAACATTTTTAAAGTCACACCTACATTTGGAAAATATTCCCATTAAGAATACTTGTGATAAGACTAAGAATCAGGATATATTGTCTCTTTTCTGTAATCTTGGTTATGATTATATTTAAAGTTTCTTTCGTATAGTAGTCTTCTACTAGAACAAGTTCATCCTATATGGACAAGTTCAACTCCACATTCTGGGCTCAGATTATGTAGAGAAAACCCACATATGAAGCAGTTCTTGGACCACATTCTAGCATCTTAAGCTTTGAAAATAGTGGTAAACCAACAATGGAACATGTGATGTATTTCATAAccaaatgtgtgtgtgtgcgcgcgtgtGTTTGTGAAGTGATGTATTGACCTCTGATGCAAGTAGTCAAAGAAATACCATGCACCCCTTTATTTTACAGCTAGATACACAGTGAAAGACGAATAAAGAGGAAGATAATGACGTCATTGAATATTAAGATAACACAGCATTCTGTTCATACCACTGACAATAGAATCAATAGAGCAAAAAGCTGATAGGAAGGCAAAACAatcgaagaaaagaaaaagaacaagaagaaaaggaaaaatttaCAGAGGAATCCCTTTTGATTCTTACATGAAACTCCTTCATCTGTAATATCAGCCATTTTGCATGCATAAGACATTATCTTGACAGTAAGTTTGTCCATAATCAGCACCTGCAGATATATAGGACGACATGAAAATGCTAAGTAAACAAAAAAGTGTCATAATAAGGAACACAACCAAGAACGCGCACGCGcgcgcgtgtgtgtgtgtgtgtgtgtgtgagagagagagagagagagagagagatacttgccagaataaaaagtaaatgtaCTGCAACTTATCATATGgatttacaaaataaaagagataaCATTTTTTCACCCCAAAGCAAGCACCTTTTGAAATTTCCCAACCTATTAAAGAAAAACTACAAGGTTTGATTGAATCATTCACTTGCAATTTATTCCAGATTACATAAAATGTGAAAACACACTTAAGAGTCCTTAACTTCAGTTATTTCATCAATTATAAACACAAAACCAACAAAATGTATCCCATTCCTATAACATGTCCACGAAGCATATAAAAGCTCTTTTGAATTATGTAAACAAAAATCAATGGATATTTGCATGGtactacatacacacacacacgtctGTGTTTGTAGACAATGAAGAGAGGAGCATGCATCCACCAAAACATCCACAAGAAGTACAGATACCAAACTTTGTACTACAAATGACATCACATATACAAGCTGTATGTACCTTCCAAGTTGATTTTGAGTCCCCTGATTTACAAGATCGAAGCATTTCATGCAATAGccctgaacaaaaaaaaattaagaaaaagaacaaagcaGGGTCAATAAACAGTCCACCAGTCAGCAAAATGGTAATGCCACGGAGCCGCCATTGATATAAAACAACAATCTCACAACACTGATATATACATTGATGACAAGTGACACAACCAATTATAATCTACAGTAacttaacaaaaatataaaaaaaattataaaccaAAGCAACTGCAAAAACCATAACAAGTTTTCTTAGTCATTAAAAAGAGATAAACCAAAATTTTCCGAGTTCCGCAATCTCCCTATTCAAATATTCCCTACAGCTGAAGTCCGGTGCACATTGCACCATATCAGAAAAAAGTTTCCCTGCCACATTCTACACGTATTATCTGCCTCTCGGCTTAACCATCCCTATTAGCTAGCCAGCTGCAGCCGGTAACAATTAAAGTCTCTACCATTACTAATTGCAGTTACATATTACTAACTCTATTAATCATTCAACTTCCAGCTTCACAAAATTTACTTCCGTTTTACTAATCACCACCATTCTTCACTAACCATATCAATCCGAACCAAACAGCATACGAATTCATTTCCTCGaatcatcaaaattcagaatcaaagAAATTGAAGTAAGTAGGATAGAGAGGAAGGGAAGGGAACTCACGATCACGGCTGATTTGCTTGAAATTCTTGTAGTCGGCGCCGTAGGACGACGAATCGGAGTCGGAGAACGACATGTCGGATCCGGAAGCTCTTTGTTTCTTTCGTTATCTCCGATCGAATCGTTAGCAACAGAAaccggagagagaagagagagagagagagagagagagagagagatcgcgTACGGACGGAGgtcggagagagaagagaagagaagagaaagagagaagaaatgggAGAATAGATCCTTTTTTTCTTAAAAGGGGAAGTTAATTACGAAAAGGGACGATTTTTATTACGGGTGCTGACGTGTTGACTTTGAGGTGTGCGGGGGAATGTTGAACCGGCTAATGAAACTTCGCGTTTTGGCTTTGAGGGATATAGGAAAATGACTTGATCCCtccttttttattgtttttgcttCATTTGATAGTGTTTTTGAATTTTTAAGGAGATTCTAGTTTGAATTTTTTG contains these protein-coding regions:
- the LOC112179017 gene encoding SNARE-interacting protein KEULE; its protein translation is MSFSDSDSSSYGADYKNFKQISRDRLLHEMLRSCKSGDSKSTWKVLIMDKLTVKIMSYACKMADITDEGVSLVEDIYRRRQPLPSMDAIYFMQPSKENVIMFLSDMSGRSPLYRKAFVFFSSPIPKELVSHIKKDGTVLTRISALREMNLEYFAIDSQAFVTNNEKALEELYGDEENSRKGVTCLNVMATRVATVFASLREFPHVRYRAAKSLDATTMTTFRDLIPTKLAAGIWDCLMKYKKTIPNFPETETCELLILDRSVDQIAPIIHEWTYDAMCHDLLNMDGNKYVQEVPGKNGGPPEKKEVLLEDHDPVWLELRHAHIADASERLHDKMTNFVSKNKAAQMHGSRDTHELSTRDLQKMVQALPQYSEQIDKLSLHVEIAGKVNKIIRELGLRELGQLEQDLVFGDAGMKDVIKFLTTKEDTTGENKLRLLMILAAIYPEKFEGEKGHNLMKLAKLPPDDMKAVSNMRLLGESLDSKKSSTGTFSLKFDLHKKKRAARKERPNEQETWQLSRFYPIIEELIENLSKGELSKEDYPCLNDPSPSFHGTSQSAPVHQQPAAHSMRSRRTPTWARPRNSDDGYSSDSVLRHASSDFKKMGQRIFVVIVGGATRSELRVCHKLTAKLKREVVLGSSGLDDPAPFITRLKMLTENELSLDDLQI